CTGGGTCAGTTTCTCTTGGGCTGCAGCTGTCAGACTTCTGGCTTCCTCCAGCGTAAGCTCACCCGCTTCTTTTTCCTTTTGGGCAGATACCACCTTATGACGCCCAAAATATACGCCCGGTATAAGCTCTCCTTGTTGTGCTTGTCCGCTGAAGCCGAAGGCAGAGGTCTGAATCTGATCCAGTTTTGCCCCCAGATCATTCCAGTCCCGGCATAAAATCGCCAAACGATAGCTATGGTGCCCCCGTCCCGTATTGGCGGTGTAACAAAGATCGCGTAACGGATAGGCTTGGGGTTCTGTGACATATTGCTGATATTGCTTCACATAGGCTGCAAGCACGGTTTCATTTTTGGCAGACAACGTAAAAAGCTGAATCGTCTCTGCGGTTCCCTGTCCCAACTGACCACCGTCCTGCATGTCAGCCCAAGCCGGGGCTTCCTCCAGAACGACATGGCAGTTCGTACCGCTTAGACCGAAGGAGCTTACTCCGCAGCGTCGCGGAAAATTCTCCTTAGGCCAAGGTTGCAGATTATCGTTCACATATACAGGTGAATCAATAAAGCTGATGTCCGGGTTCGGACAGGTGAAATGCAGGCTCGCCGGGATTTCTGCATGCTTCAAAGCAAGTACTGCTTTCAAAAAGCCCGTGATTCCCGCACTGTTATCCAAGTGACCCACATTAGTTTTGACTGAGCCTATGGCACAAAATTGCTTCCGGTCGGTATACTGCCGAAAAGCTCTCCGTATACCATCAATCTCTACTGGGTCACCCAGTTTGGTGCCTGTCCCGTGAGCTTCGATATATGTAATGGTATCCGGGTCAATCCCAGCATCCTTCCAGGCCCGTACAATGACATCCTCTCCGGCCAGCGAATTGGGCGCCGTAATCCCGGCGGAAGTCCCGTCATTGTTCACAGCACTTCCTTTAATGACAGCATAAATATGATCGTGATCCTGAATGGCCCGCTTCAAGGGCTTGAGCAGAACAGCAGCTACACCTTCTCCCCCGCCTGTGCCATCCGAAATGCTATCGAATGTTCTCGTCCGGTCATCCGAGGAGCCTACCCCCAGCCCCCCGCCCTTCCCCTCTTTTACGGGCACGAGTGTAACTTTTACTCCCCCAGCAATCGCCGTATCGCAATCCCCGTGCCGCAAATCCCGACAGGCCAGGTGAATAGCTACCAGAGAAGAAGAACATGCTGTATCCACCAACAGACTGGGTCCTTTTAAGTCCAATAGATAGGCAATTCGACTGGCAATCATAGAATGGATATTGCCTGGAATCGCTGAGGAAGCTAAGGAAGGCGCCATTTCTGCTACAAAACGCTTGTACTCCTCGCCAAAATCACTACTGTAGCCCACATAGACTCCCGTCCGGCTACCAGAGAGCTTGTTGCCCCCATATCCCGCATCTTCGATCGCAGTCCAAGCAGACTCCAAAAATAACCGCTGGTTCGGGTCCATTAACCGTGCTTCTGCTGGAGAAAGTTGAAAAAAGGGATAATCAAACTTGTCGATCTCATCCAAAAACCCACCTTCATTTAGTGCCGTTTGTTCATTCAACAGTCCGACTTGGAAGAGACTCTCCAGCTCCTTTTTGCGACTGGCAGGAAAAGGACGTATAGCGTCCTGCCCCGCCCGCAGAAGCTCCCAAAACTGAGCTGCATTTTCACTTTCGGCAATTTTGCAGCTCATTCCGATGACTGCAATATCCGAATCTCGCAGCTCATTGACCGCGATCGGACCTGCATCCAGAAAATCCTGTTCACTAAATTGAAGAGCCGCCAGATTGAATCCTGTTTTTGTCATCATCGTTCCCCCTTCCGTTCCTCATGTTCGCTGCAATTAGCTGACCTGAAACGCGGGAAATAATTCGCGTGTATGCGTATTGCTGAAAATTTGCTCAAACCGCTCAGCCCGTTGTTCCGCAGGCGTTAATTTAGTTTCAAAAATGGACTTTAGCTTGTCCAGAGCTTGCTGCATTTGTTCAATCGTCGGCTCGGTCCCGGTCGCGATCAATTGTTCGCGCATGTTTTGCAATTCTTTATATGGAACAACTACACCCTGCTCATATTCATCATTGTTCCAGTTCCGATTTTGGGTTGAAACAGCAATCGCGATGCAGGAGGTCACAAGCCCCAACCCATCCGGCTTGCACTCCATATCAGCATTCCGTAGTAATTCCAGACCGGAGGGATGCTCAAAGGCAAAGGATTGAGCTGTGGAAGTGATACCTGTCATTAAATTTCTCAGCACAGTTTTGGGACCGATTTCTATAAAATGATTCACGCCCTGATTCAACATGTATTGAACGCTTTTATACCATTGCACAGGCTGGGCCATCTGCGACGTTAGGTTAGATATGATATAACGACGATCCGTATAGGGTGTCGCTGTAACATTAGAGAGCACAGGCCATTGAAAACGGCCATAATCATATCTCTCCAGCTCATCCCGAAACTTGCCCGCAGCGCTCCGCATTAAATTCGTATGGAACGGAAAGCCCACCTTAAGACGAACCGTTTTGATTCCTCTACGGTTTAATTCCTCTTCGGCCTTCTCCAGCGCCGGAGTATGGCCCGAAATAACAAGCTGCTCGGAGGAATTATAATTTGCAATGCCGACCGACACACCACCTGAAGAGGCTTGCTGGCACACCTCCTCGACCTCACGCTCATGACTCCCGACTACCGCCAGCATCGCTCCTGCCCCAGGGGCGACGGCTTCCTGCATCAGAATACCTCGCTGACGTACTATTTTCACCGCATCCGAAAAAGCAAGCGCCCCTGTACTGACCAATGCCGAAAATTCCCCCAGACTGTGACCCGCTACCAGGGATGGCGCAAGCTTCAATTCCTGCATCAGTACACGATAAGCAGCAATGCTCACGGTCAAAATGGCGGGCTGCGCATTAGCGGTCTGAGTCAACTCATCCATGGAACCTGTGAAACATAGGGACTTCAGATCAAACCCCAGTGCTTCTTCGGCCTCTTCAAAGGTCTCTCTCGCTACTGAATATTCATCGTATAAGCTTTGACCCATGCCTACATATTGGGAGCCTTGTCCCGGGAATAAAAAACCTAATTTTTTCATCGTTCCATCCTCCTTATAGTAGGTCAGCAATCTTGTGCAGGACGTGGACATAGGCCTTCATCAATTGTTCCGCCCAAGTCTTGTTTAGTTTTCCAGCTTGATATTCGCACAGGAACCGTACCTGCTCTGCACGCACATCCATATAAATCACCCAGTCCAATTGTTGGGTCACTTCATGTCCCGATGGCGTGTGATTCAAAAACACACAAGGGTGAAAAGCAGATGGATCGGCGTTTCCTGCCCCATTCGGCAACATGACGGGGATCGGGTAAAGATCTGTCTCTTTCGCTTTTTGGCGATGACTCGCAACCTCTTTGCACAGGACGCTAAAATCATCATTTTCCATCAATCGTACACGCAGTGGATACAAGCTCTCCCCGGTAGGCTGTACAGCCGTGTAAACAGAAGGTTCACGTTGCATTGATGGTTTATTGGGATATAGGTGTCCTTCCCCGATAAGCACTATAAGCTCAGGCTGACCTGTCATTTGTGACAATACATACGTATAAACGGCCAGTAGCAAGTCTGATAGGGCAAAATCCTGACGCCAAACGGCTTTCTGCAACACGGTCAGCAGGTCAGTAGGTAAGGTAAAAGTGAACGTAGCCTGACCATCTGCCCCTCCAGCTGCTCGCATCGCTTCATTCCACGGAATAGAAGGTAACGGTTCGACCAAATAACGACGCCAGTAGTACTCCTGACGCTCATAGCGTTCTTGTTCTGCATCTGTCCATGCTTGTTCTTTTTGCTGCTGTTCCAGAAAATCGGAAAGTCTCGCAATCGTCGGATAGGCGAAGCAGTCCGCCACATTGATTTTCCCTGGATAGATTTGCTGGAGACGAACATTCATTTGAATGAGCAAAACCGAATTGCCCCCCAGCTCAAAGAAATTATCGTGGATGCCAAGTTCGCTTCTGTGCAATACTTCTTCCCAAATCCGGCTGACCTGCAATTCCACCTCTGTAGCAGGTGACGCATATTCCACTTCGAGAAGAGGGCGGTTATGATCCGGCTTAGGCAGCATTCGACGGTTTATTTTTCCATTCGGCGTTAAAGGCATCTCCGACAACATAATAAAATGCGACGGAATCATATATTCCGGCAGTCGGGCAAGCAAATGATTACGCAGCTCACTCACCGATAAAGTCTGTTCGCCTATCCAATAGGCACAAAGAGGGCTGCTCCCCTGTTCATCCGATTTGTCCTGAATGACTGCAGCTTCCCGAACGCTGGGATGAGCCAGCAGCGCTTGTTCAATTTCCCCTAGCTCTACCCGGTAGCCGCGGACTTTGACCTGATCATCCATCCGGCCCAATACTTCAAGCTCGCCCTGATGCATCCATCGCGCCAGATCTCCAGTCTTAAACATTCGCTCACCGAATCGGAACGGATTAGCTTTGAACTTCTCCGCTGTCAGTTCAGGGCGCTTGTCATAACCGGCTGACAGCCCTTTGCCTCCAATCCAGAGATCACCCGCTACAAGATCAGGTACAGGCTGAAGCTGACCATCCAGGATATATACTTGTGTGTTCGTTATCGGCGTACCCACGGTCACTCGCTCCTGCTGGGTAAGCTCCTGCACAGTTGACCAGACTGTAGTTTCAGTTGGGCCGTACATGTTAAATATGCGTGCAGTCGTCATATCCTGTGCCTGACGTAGCAGCGACTGTGGTAAAGCCTCGCCTCCCACCATCATGATCTGCAATGTGTGCAGACCCTCTTGGGCTGCCGGGTGCATAAGCAAAAGCTGGAGCCGCGAAGGTGTCATTTGCAGCAAATGCGGGCCTGTTCGGCGAATAGCTTCCAGGAGCAGTTCAGCATTAGCCTGCTCTTCTCCCGTAGATAACACCACCCGTAGCCCCTTCGCCAAAGGCAGCAACGTTTCCAATACAAAAATATCAAACGCGGCTGTCGTTACCGAAAAGAAGGTCTGTCCTTCAGCAAACGGAATACGCTCGGTAATCCCATAGATCAGGTTAACGATAGCTTCCTGACGGATCATCACGCCTTTCGGGTTTCCAGTCGAGCCTGAGGTGAAAATCATATACGCCAAGTCATTGGGTCCCGGTTGTGTAATCTCCAGCCTTTTTCCATCCTGTCGATATATATTCTCATCATTCAATGAGATGACTTCGCCTCTAAAATCAAGTCCTTTCAGTAACGTGTCCCGACTTATAAGCCATTTCGCTCCGCTCTCTTCCAGCATGTAGGCAATGCGGGCCGCAGGATAATCGGGGTCGATCGGCAAATAGGCGGCTCCTGCCTTTAAGATCCCGAGCATCCCTATCAGCAAATCTACTGATCGTTCTAGCAGCAAGGCAACCACCGTATTCACGCCCGCTCCTTTGCTACGCAAGGTTCTCGCCATCTGATTGGACAGCATATCGAGCTCACCATAGGTTATACGGCGGTCCCCACATTCTACCGCTATGGCATCCGGTATCCGTGCAGCCTGCTCTTCAAACAGATGATGCATCAGCTTGTCAGCCGGAAGCGCAAACTCAGTCGCATTGCGAGCGACAAGAATATGCGATTGCTCCGCAGAAGTCAGCAGGCTGGCAGCATATAGAGGACGGTCTGGCTGTGAAGCCAGTTGAGCCGCCAATTCAATGAAATGCTGCGCCATCTGGCGAACAGTCTGCTCGCTGAACAGTTCCGAGCTGTATTCAAAGGTACAATGCAGACCAGCCTGTCCATCATCGCCTTCATTCTGGGCGATCGGCTCCACGACGGTCAGCATCAAATCAAATGAAGCAAAAGAGCTTTCCAGTGGATAAGGCTTTACTTGTAGCCCTGGTACCTCCCTGCTGACATCCATAAAGTTTTGCAGCCGAAACATGGTGTCAAACAGCGGATTGCGGCTTAAATCCCGTTGAAGATGCAAGCGATTGACAAGCATATCAAAGGGGTAGTCCTGATGTTCAAACGCGTTCAATGCATTGTCTCTAACCTCGTTCAAAAACTGCCGGAAGGTCTTTTCCTGTACGGGAGCATTTCGTAACGCAAGTGTATTCACAAACATACCGAGCATCCGTTCCAGCTGAACATGTGATCTTCCGGCTACTGGCGTACCGACCACGATGTCCTCCTGCCCACTGTAGCGGGACAAAAATACATTGTATGCTGCAAGCAAAACCATAAATAACGTGGCGCCACTCTCCATGGCCAGCTCTCGCAAGCTTGTTGCACTTGCTGAAGGAAGGCTAAATTCTAACGAGCCTCCAGCAAAGCTCCGCTGTTTTGGTCTTGGATAATCTCCTGGCAGATTCAGAAGCGGGACTTCCTGTCCAGTGTGCTGCTCATCGAACAATCCCACCCAGTATGCTTCCTGTTCTTTCAGATGTTCCCCGCTGAGCTGTGTATGCTGCCATGCAGTAAAATCTTTATACTGAATGCGCGGTATCTCCAGATGGCTTCCTTCCATTAGGGAGATAAACTCATCAATAAGCACTGTCGCAGATATACCATCAAAAATAATATGATGTACATCCAGCAGCAGCACGTGGCTCTGCCCCGCTAGTCGAACGAGCATTACTCGTAAAAGCGGGGGCTGTTGCAAATCAAACGGACGTAAAAACGATTGCTGAATTCGCGGCATATCAGCTGCCGCCCCTTCGGTATATTCCATTTTCCAAGCCACGTCTGTGTGAATCCGTTGTACTACCTCACCCTCCAGCAAGGTAAACCCCGTCCGAAACACCTCATGGCGGAGTAATAATGTATGAAAAATACGCTCAAGCTGCTCTCGTTGGATCACACCCTCCAATTGCCAGCCAGTGAACACGTGATTACTCAAGCTTTCTCCTTCCAGCTGATGCAGTACATATAATCGTCTTTGAGCGGCAGAAACGGGGTAATATTCCTGCTCAGGCAACGGTTCGATAGAAGCCGCATGAACAGAGGTCTTCTGACGAAGTAAATCTGCCAGCTCACGAATCGTTTGATGGTCAAAAAGTTCTTTGAACGTCACATTCACTTGCAAGCGCTCCTGAATCCGGTAAATCATTTTTGCCATCTTGAGCGAATGTCCACCCAACGCAAAAAAGGGGTCCTGCACACCCACTTGCGCTATATCCAAAATTTCTCCCCAAATAGCGGACAATTCTTGCTCCATATCGTCCCTTGGGGGTACATATTCTGTTCCTGCGAGACTTCTTCCCTCAGGCTCCGGCATATGCTTACGGTCGATTTTACCATGAGGGGTTAAAGGCATAGCTTCGAGCGGGACCAACAGACCGGGAACCATATAGTCTGGAAGCCGTTCCTTTAGATATTCGCGCACCTCTTCTGCCGTTATTTCGGACGACTGCAATGTGTAGTAGCCAATCAATCCGGTTCCGGTTTCCTCAATATGCGCAATCACTGCTGCCTCACGAATACATGGAAGACTGACCAGCGCCTGCTCAACCTCTTTCATTTCGACGCGAAATCCACGTACCTGAACCTGGTCGTCCTTACGCCCAAAATACTGGAATTGTCCGTCCGGCGTCTGACAGCCCAAGTCTCCTGTCCGATAGAGCCGTTCTCCAGTCAACGGATGCGTAGTGAAAGCCCTGGCTGTCAAATCCGGCTTGCCCCAATATCCGCTCGCGAGTCCTGTCCCGCCGATACAAATCTCGCCCTGAACATGGTACCCAGCAAGCTGTCCGTCCTGATCCAGCACATACACACGAGTATTCGTAATCGGGAATCCCAGCGGAATACGTAATGTACCTTCATCTGGCTTGCGCTGAATGATATGCTGGGTCGCATAGATAGCCGATTCCGTCATGCCGTACAGATTGGCGATTTTAGCTGTGCAAAAAAGGGAATACCATTCCTGCACGACGTTCACCGGAAGCGCTTCGCCCCCGTTAAAAATCCACTTTAAATTGGGCAATGGATGAGCTTCTCCCGCACTGCGGACAGCACTTAAGAAAACACTCATAAGCGCGGGAACAAATTGAGTGACTGTTACCTTTTCCCGCTTCATAAATGGATATAGCTGTGCAGGGTCCTTGACGATATCGGTGGGTACAATGGTTAATTTGGCTCCCACCATCAGCGGCCAGAACCATTCCCACACCGAGTCTGTGAAACTGGTAGACGTCTTCTGTGCGATGACATCTTCTGCCCCAGAGCAAAGGTATCCTGCAGCCAAAATAATGTATTCAGCACAGCCTTATGGGTCATCATCACCCCTTTGGGCTGTCCCGTCGAGCCGGATGTGTACATGATATAAGCGAGATCATCCTCGCCTGGAATGTTTTCCAAACCTAGATCATGAACGGGGATGTCTTGCACCTTAACAGGAATAAATGAAGCTTCAGCTTCATGTCCTCGCATCTCACGCAGCCTAACGATCCACTCCGATTCTCCCCATACCGTTTCATCCAGACAAATGACGGTTTCAATGCTGGCAGGCAAATGGTTTAACATCCGCCCGAAATAGCGTGTATCCGTAACAAGCACGCGGCACGAGCTGTCGTTGAGCATATACTCTATTCGTGATTGCGGATAATCGGGATCAATTGGGACATAGGCCCCGCCTGCCTTCATAATCCCCAAAATAACGGTGAGCAATGGAACATCCCGATCTCCCATAACGGCAACCAGCGAGTTGGGACGAACTCCATAACGGCTAAACAATTGGCCCAATTGGTTGGAACGAAGGTGCACTTCCTCATAGGTCACCGCTTTGCTACCGTCCACGACACCAACTGCATGAGGGGCACGAGCAACCTGCTCCTGGATACAGGATGTGATCGTGACTCCAGCCGGATACGTCTTCTGTGTATCATTAATGCGGTTCATTTCGGTCCGTTCCTCTACCCCGATATAGTCCATTTTCCAAACGGGCTGCTCCGGCTCCTGAATGGCACCTGCAATAATATTA
This window of the Paenibacillus polymyxa genome carries:
- the fabD gene encoding ACP S-malonyltransferase, with the protein product MKKLGFLFPGQGSQYVGMGQSLYDEYSVARETFEEAEEALGFDLKSLCFTGSMDELTQTANAQPAILTVSIAAYRVLMQELKLAPSLVAGHSLGEFSALVSTGALAFSDAVKIVRQRGILMQEAVAPGAGAMLAVVGSHEREVEEVCQQASSGGVSVGIANYNSSEQLVISGHTPALEKAEEELNRRGIKTVRLKVGFPFHTNLMRSAAGKFRDELERYDYGRFQWPVLSNVTATPYTDRRYIISNLTSQMAQPVQWYKSVQYMLNQGVNHFIEIGPKTVLRNLMTGITSTAQSFAFEHPSGLELLRNADMECKPDGLGLVTSCIAIAVSTQNRNWNNDEYEQGVVVPYKELQNMREQLIATGTEPTIEQMQQALDKLKSIFETKLTPAEQRAERFEQIFSNTHTRELFPAFQVS
- a CDS encoding non-ribosomal peptide synthetase, with amino-acid sequence MAAGYLCSGAEDVIAQKTSTSFTDSVWEWFWPLMVGAKLTIVPTDIVKDPAQLYPFMKREKVTVTQFVPALMSVFLSAVRSAGEAHPLPNLKWIFNGGEALPVNVVQEWYSLFCTAKIANLYGMTESAIYATQHIIQRKPDEGTLRIPLGFPITNTRVYVLDQDGQLAGYHVQGEICIGGTGLASGYWGKPDLTARAFTTHPLTGERLYRTGDLGCQTPDGQFQYFGRKDDQVQVRGFRVEMKEVEQALVSLPCIREAAVIAHIEETGTGLIGYYTLQSSEITAEEVREYLKERLPDYMVPGLLVPLEAMPLTPHGKIDRKHMPEPEGRSLAGTEYVPPRDDMEQELSAIWGEILDIAQVGVQDPFFALGGHSLKMAKMIYRIQERLQVNVTFKELFDHQTIRELADLLRQKTSVHAASIEPLPEQEYYPVSAAQRRLYVLHQLEGESLSNHVFTGWQLEGVIQREQLERIFHTLLLRHEVFRTGFTLLEGEVVQRIHTDVAWKMEYTEGAAADMPRIQQSFLRPFDLQQPPLLRVMLVRLAGQSHVLLLDVHHIIFDGISATVLIDEFISLMEGSHLEIPRIQYKDFTAWQHTQLSGEHLKEQEAYWVGLFDEQHTGQEVPLLNLPGDYPRPKQRSFAGGSLEFSLPSASATSLRELAMESGATLFMVLLAAYNVFLSRYSGQEDIVVGTPVAGRSHVQLERMLGMFVNTLALRNAPVQEKTFRQFLNEVRDNALNAFEHQDYPFDMLVNRLHLQRDLSRNPLFDTMFRLQNFMDVSREVPGLQVKPYPLESSFASFDLMLTVVEPIAQNEGDDGQAGLHCTFEYSSELFSEQTVRQMAQHFIELAAQLASQPDRPLYAASLLTSAEQSHILVARNATEFALPADKLMHHLFEEQAARIPDAIAVECGDRRITYGELDMLSNQMARTLRSKGAGVNTVVALLLERSVDLLIGMLGILKAGAAYLPIDPDYPAARIAYMLEESGAKWLISRDTLLKGLDFRGEVISLNDENIYRQDGKRLEITQPGPNDLAYMIFTSGSTGNPKGVMIRQEAIVNLIYGITERIPFAEGQTFFSVTTAAFDIFVLETLLPLAKGLRVVLSTGEEQANAELLLEAIRRTGPHLLQMTPSRLQLLLMHPAAQEGLHTLQIMMVGGEALPQSLLRQAQDMTTARIFNMYGPTETTVWSTVQELTQQERVTVGTPITNTQVYILDGQLQPVPDLVAGDLWIGGKGLSAGYDKRPELTAEKFKANPFRFGERMFKTGDLARWMHQGELEVLGRMDDQVKVRGYRVELGEIEQALLAHPSVREAAVIQDKSDEQGSSPLCAYWIGEQTLSVSELRNHLLARLPEYMIPSHFIMLSEMPLTPNGKINRRMLPKPDHNRPLLEVEYASPATEVELQVSRIWEEVLHRSELGIHDNFFELGGNSVLLIQMNVRLQQIYPGKINVADCFAYPTIARLSDFLEQQQKEQAWTDAEQERYERQEYYWRRYLVEPLPSIPWNEAMRAAGGADGQATFTFTLPTDLLTVLQKAVWRQDFALSDLLLAVYTYVLSQMTGQPELIVLIGEGHLYPNKPSMQREPSVYTAVQPTGESLYPLRVRLMENDDFSVLCKEVASHRQKAKETDLYPIPVMLPNGAGNADPSAFHPCVFLNHTPSGHEVTQQLDWVIYMDVRAEQVRFLCEYQAGKLNKTWAEQLMKAYVHVLHKIADLL